AATCCACTTCTCCGTCCAGAATCATCTTGAATCCCTTGATGGTATCTTCAATACCCACCATCACACCCGGAACGCCTGTAAACTGTTCGGCTACGGCAAACGGTTGCGAAAGGAAACGCTGCACACGGCGGGCGCGGTTCACTACCATCTTGTCTTCTTCCGAGAGTTCTTCCATACCGAGGATAGAGATAATATCCTGCAATTCCTTATTACGCTGCAAAATTTGTTTCACTCGCTGCGCTATGTCGTAATGTTCTTGACCTACAATGTGCGGGTCAAGAATACGTGATGTAGACGCCAACGGGTCGACAGCCGGATAGATACCCAGTTCGGTGATCTTACGGTCGAGTACGGTAGTCGCGTCCAAGTGGCTGAAAGTCGTTGCAGGAGCGGGATCGGTCAAGTCATCGGCAGGCACATACACGGCTTGTACGGAGGTAATAGAACCTTTACGGGTAGACGTGATACGTTCCTGCATCGCACCCATTTCTGTTGCCAGTGTAGGCTGGTAACCGACGGCGGAAGGCATACGTCCCAAAAGAGCAGACACTTCCGAACCAGCTTGCGTGAAACGGAAGATATTATCGATAAAGAACAGGATATCACGTTTCTCACCTTCTTTCCCGGCGTCACGGAAAGATTCCGCTACCGTCAGTCCAGACAGTGCCACAGAAGCACGTGCGCCCGGAGGTTCGTTCATCTGACCGAAAATCAGCGACACCTGCGATTTCTCCAGTTCGTTATAATCTACTTTCGAAAGATCCCAGTGCCCTTTCTCCATGCTTTCCTTGAATGCTTCGCCGTAACGGATAACACCGGATTCGATCATTTCGCGCAGCAGATCGTTACCTTCACGGGTACGTTCACCTACTCCGGCAAATACAGAGAATCCGTTATGCTTCTTGGCGATATTATTGATAAGTTCCTGAATCAATACGGTTTTTCCCACACCGGCGCCGCCGAACAAACCGATTTTACCACCTTTGGCATACGGTTCGAGCAGGTCGATTACTTTGATACCCGTGAAGAGCACCTCTTGCACAGTTGTCAAATCCTCAAATTTAGGAGGGTCGCGATGAATGGAATACGCACCGTCGCGATTGAGTCCTTTCATACCGTCGATCGAATCACCGACTACGTTCATCAGTCGTCCTTTAATCTGTTCGCCTATCGGCATAGTGATCGGGCCTCCGGTGGGATACACTTTCATGCCTCTCTGAAGTCCGTCGGTACTATCCATCGCTACGGTACGCACCGTATTTTCGCCGATATGTTGCTGAACTTCTACAACCAGTATTTTGCCGTTTGGCCTCTTTATCTCCAGTGCGTCGTGGATGCTTGGCAGCACCAGTTCCGCATCCGTACCTTCAAAGTACACATCGACCACAGGGCCGATGACCTGCGAAATATGTCCGATAATCTGTGACATAAGCAATCTCTTTTATTTATATTATTCTTTTCTCTCCTTATAATAAGGAATAAACATTTTCGCGTTTTACCTAATTTCAATATTATAATAAACAGTTGAATTAATTTTTTGTTCAACTATTTTCTATATCCTAGAAACT
The Bacteroides caecimuris DNA segment above includes these coding regions:
- the atpD gene encoding F0F1 ATP synthase subunit beta, which translates into the protein MSQIIGHISQVIGPVVDVYFEGTDAELVLPSIHDALEIKRPNGKILVVEVQQHIGENTVRTVAMDSTDGLQRGMKVYPTGGPITMPIGEQIKGRLMNVVGDSIDGMKGLNRDGAYSIHRDPPKFEDLTTVQEVLFTGIKVIDLLEPYAKGGKIGLFGGAGVGKTVLIQELINNIAKKHNGFSVFAGVGERTREGNDLLREMIESGVIRYGEAFKESMEKGHWDLSKVDYNELEKSQVSLIFGQMNEPPGARASVALSGLTVAESFRDAGKEGEKRDILFFIDNIFRFTQAGSEVSALLGRMPSAVGYQPTLATEMGAMQERITSTRKGSITSVQAVYVPADDLTDPAPATTFSHLDATTVLDRKITELGIYPAVDPLASTSRILDPHIVGQEHYDIAQRVKQILQRNKELQDIISILGMEELSEEDKMVVNRARRVQRFLSQPFAVAEQFTGVPGVMVGIEDTIKGFKMILDGEVDYLPEQAFLNVGTIEEAIEKGKKLLEQAKK